In a genomic window of Meleagris gallopavo isolate NT-WF06-2002-E0010 breed Aviagen turkey brand Nicholas breeding stock chromosome 1, Turkey_5.1, whole genome shotgun sequence:
- the GTPBP8 gene encoding GTP-binding protein 8, with protein sequence RNLAPGAEEAAFNLFQPGLPALQRAEVLFTSGRGHAIDYVSSAVRMEHAPTPALPEVCFVGRSNVGKSSLIRALFSLAPEVEVRVSKTPGHTKKMNFFNVGKYFTLVDMPGYGYNAPKDFVDMVEAYLQERHNLKRTFLLVDAVVGIQSTDLIAVEMLEEFGIPYVMVLTKIDRASKGLLLKNVLGIQKFVKEKTQGCFPQLFLVSSVEFSGVHLLRCFVAHVTGNLPTVEAS encoded by the exons CGCAACCTGGCTCCTGGCGCAGAGGAAGCGGCCTTCAATCTCTTCCAGCCCGGGCTGCCCGCGCTGCAGCGCGCCGAGGTGCTCTTCACGTCCGGCCGCGGTCACGCCATCGACTACGTGAGCTCCGCCGTGCGCATGGAGCACGCCCCGACGCCCGCGCTGCCCGAG GTGTGCTTCGTCGGCCGGAGCAACGTGGGCAAGTCGTCGTTGATCCGGGCCTTGTTCTCGCTGGCTCCAGAAGTGGAGGTCAGAGTGTCAAAAACTCCA GGCCACACAAAGAAGATGAATTTCTTCAACGTAGGGAAGTACTTCACTTTGGTGGATATGCCAGGGTATGGCTACAATGCCCCAAAAGACTTTGTGGATATGGTGGAGGCTTATCTGCAGGAGCGGCACAA CTTGAAGAGGACTTTTCTATTAGTCGATGCTGTGGTAGGAATCCAGAGCACAGATCTTATTGCAGTAGAGATGCTGGAGGAGTTTGGGATTCCTTATGTG ATGGTGTTAACAAAAATTGACCGAGCTTCCAAGGGACTGTTGTTAAAGAATGTTCTGGGGATCCAGAAGTTTGTAAAGGAGAAAACTCAGGGATGCTTTCCTCAGCTATTCCTAGTCAG TTCTGTGGAGTTTTCAGGAGTCCACTTGCTAAGGTGTTTTGTAGCCCATGTTACTGGAAACCTGCCTACTGTAGAGGCCAGCTGA
- the LOC100538972 gene encoding cell surface glycoprotein CD200 receptor 1-B: MGISQQAGWCKKPASPMNMRAALEVVRSTTWTIVLLTSMAVTGATGIYRVSARLGHSAVMTCPNKTNITMVTWKISPKIGGQCTLANLIDENKSERTNCSDRINWKSRPDWDQALEIQQVRMADEGNYTCEVVNADGNFHGLYHLTVLVFPRMALYCDDHGNPVCEAETVKPAAGISWVPESNSTPRADSNDNGTVTVLSRFAARSTNGRNPTCIVSHATLNETKSIDCSPCKLPFVC, encoded by the exons ATGGGGATCTCACAGCAAGCTGGATGGTGCAAGAAGCCTGCATCACCCATGAACATGAGAGCTGCCTTGGAAGTGGTCAGGAGCACCACATGGACTATTGTTCTGCTCACCAGCATGGCAGTCACAGGAGCTACAG GAATTTACAGAGTGTCAGCACGCCTGGGTCACAGCGCTGTGATGACCTGCcctaacaaaacaaatataacTATGGTAACATGGAAAATAAGCCCCAAGATTGGAGGCCAGTGCACCTTGGCAAACTTGATTGATGAGAACAAGTCAGAAAGAACCAACTGCAGTGACAGAATAAACTGGAAATCCAGACCAGACTGGGATCAAGCACTTGAGATACAGCAAGTACGAATGGCTGATGAGGGAAATTACACCTGCGAAGTGGTAAATGCGGATGGGAATTTCCATGGCCTGTATCACCTGACTGTGCTAG TTTTCCCAAGAATGGCTCTGTACTGCGATGACCATGGGAACCCTGTGTGCGAGGCAGAGACAGTGAAGCCAGCTGCTGGGATCTCGTGGGTCCCAGAGAGCAACTCCACACCCAGAGCAGACAGTAACGATAACGGGACAGTGACAGttctcagcaggtttgcagcaCGTAGCACCAACGGGAGGAATCCTACCTGCATTGTGTCCCACGCTACTCTGAACGAGACCAAGTCCATAGACTGCTCCCCATGTAAGCTTCCCTTTGTGTGCTAA